Part of the Deltaproteobacteria bacterium genome, CCTGATGTTTCCTTTTGTGATGTTTCGACAGATGAAGGCTCTTCTCCGGTATTCTGCCCGTTGGGGCCTCTCCGGGCCTTTTGGAGATTCTGCATGATCTGCGGGTTTCCCGGATCGAGGCGAAGGGCGGTTTCAAAGCTTTTTACGCCGTCATCCCATGAGCCGCTCAGGCACTGGCTGATTCCAAGGCTCAGCCAGATCCGCCAGAACCCGGGCGCAAGGCGGGTCGCCTTGATATAGTACTCCACGGCTTCCCTGTGCCTGTTCTGCATGGCGAGCGATTTTCCAACGTTGTAGTATGCCGTGGTGTAGCGGCTGTCAATGGCGATTGCCTTTTTGTACCTTGCCATGCCTCCCAGAAGGTCGCCCTGGTCGGATATTATCACTCCGAGGTTTTCCTGGGCCCTTGGGTTGTCGGGCCTTTTTTCGGCGGTGTCCATCCAGATGGTGTACCAGTCCTTGTAATCGAGGTTTCGCACAAAGGCGGTGCAGGCAAGGGCCAGGGCCGCGATGGAGGCCGCCGCGAACAGCCCGATGGCGGCTTTCCTGCCCCTTTTGAGGACGAACGAAGCTGCGGCCACGGCCACGGTTGCCACGATGGCCGCCAGGGGCAGGTACATCCGGTACTCCACGGCGGGCGTGGTTAGGGCGATTATGGAGGACGACGGGGCCAGGATGGTGAAGAAGGCGACGCCCGCGAAGGAGGCCGGATGCCTCTTGTAAAGCCCGAAGGCCGTGGCCAGGAAACCCGCTGCCAGGACCAGGGCGTAGGGTATGAAGCCAAGGCCCCTTTCGATGGGCCACCAGTAGTCGAAAACAAGGGGATTGGGCCAGAAGGCCAGCTTTAAGTAATGGATCAGGACTTCCGGCTCGGTTCTGAAATAGTTCCAGCGGTTCAAGTCAAAGTCGTAAAAAAGCGAGTTGCCCGTGGGCTTGGCCACTGCCTGGAAATACGCGAAAATCAGTATCCCCGCAAGAAAGGCGGCGTAGATGGGGGCCGAGCGCCTTAGGGTGTCTTTAAGCGGACGGGGCGCGAAGAGGAACTGCCAGGCCGCGACCACCACCGGAGCCGTGACCAGTATCTCCTTGGATCCGAGGCCCAGGAAAAAGGCCGGTATGGCCACGAGCCATCCCCAAAGCGGCCTTTTGCCGAAGCTGGCCAGGGCCGCGCCGTAAAGGGTGGCGATGAAAAAGAGCCCGGCCATGGATTCGCATCGCTGGGACAGGTAGGTCACCGCCTGGGTGTGAATCGGGTGAACCGCCCATAAAAGGGCCGTGAAAAAGGCGATGGGAGTTTCATGCCCCCCGAACCGGCCCTTTAACGAGGGCGACCTTGAAAGGGTGAGCAAGACCAGCGCAAAAAGGGCCAGGGCGCTTGCCGCGTGAATCAGGATGCTGAGAATATGGTAGCCCGTCACCGAATCGCCGCCAAGGGCGTGGTTGATGGCAAAGGAGAGCCTTATTGTGGGGCGGTTGACGAAGCCGGTTCCGTCGGAGGCTCCGAAAATGGGGAAGATGTTTCTTATTCCCTGGTTTTCGACGATGTTGGCGAAATCATCGTGAAGAAAGGGCGCGTGAAGGGTGTTGGAATATACAAGCCCCACCACGGCCACCAGAATAGCGGCCCAGATCGGGATGTTGGAGGATGCCCCGGGCGCAACGGGAGCGGGGGAAGGATTTTTGCTCATGGTTTCCAGTACTCCGCTTGCCTGCTTTTGAGCACGCTTTCGAGATAGAGATTCAAGGTTTCGTCATTCGGATTTATGCGCCGGGCCTTTCTCAGGCTTAGAATGCCCTCGTCGAAAAGCCCGTTCCTGCACTGGGCCACCCCCAGCCCCTTCCAGGTCATCCAGTGATGCGGGGCCAGCCTGACTGCGTCAAGGTAGTATTTAAGGGCTTCCTGGGGCCTGTTCTGCATCAAAAGGAGCCTTCCGATGTTGTAGTACGCCGAGGTGAAGTTCTTGTCTATGGTGATTATTTCCCTGAACTGGTCTATGGCCCCGAAATAATCCCCCTTCATGGATATGGCGAGCCCAAGGCCTTCCCTGGCGCGGGGGTTTTGTGGCCGTTTCGCAACGGTATCGTTCCAGAGCGTGTATGCGTCCCTGTAATCGAGATTCCGCGTAAAAGAGGCGGCGGCCAGAGCTATTGCAAGGATTGCGGCAAAAATTCCGAGCGCGGGAAGGGCCTTCCTTCCCCGGTTTATGGCAAAAACACCCAGCATGACCGCGAGGCTGGAACAAATGGCGGCAAGGGGAAGGTACATGCGGTATTCCGCCGCCGTGGTGGTAAGGGCCACGATGGAGGAGGAAGGGGCCAGTATGGAGAAAAAACAGACCCCCGCGAAGGAGGCCGGATGCCTCTTAAAAAGTCCCCAGACAGTGGCGATGAAACCCGCGCCCAGAACCAGGGCGTAGGGTATGAAGCCAAGGCCCTTTTCGATGGGCCACCAGTAGTCGAAAACAAGGGGGCGGGGCCAGAAGGCCAGCTTCAGGTAATGGACCAGGACTGCTGGCTGGGTCATAGCGTAGTTCAGCCGGTTCAAGTCATAGGCATAGGCTGACTTGTAAAATTTTGTTTCGGAAGAAATAAGACTGTAAGCCAGTATCAGCACTCCTGCAAAAAAGGCCGCGTAAACCGGGGCCGAGCGCCAAAGGGCGCTTTTGAACGGACGGGGCGCGAAGAGAAACTGCCAGGCGGCGACAACCACCGGGGCCGTGACCAGTATCTCCTTGGTTCCGAGGCCCAGGAAAAAGGCCGGTATGGCCACCATCCATCCCCAAAGCGGCCTTTTGCCCAGGCTGGCCAGGGCCGCGCCGTAGAGGGTGGTGATGTAAAAAAACCCGGCCATTGATTCGCATCGCTGGGACAGGTATGTCACGGCCTGGGTATTGAGGGGATGGACTCCCCACAGGAGGGCCGCGAAAAAAGCCAGAGGCGTTGCGTGAGCCCTCAGGCGGCTTCCGAAAGCCGGGGACATGGAAAGGGTGAGCCTTACCAGCGCGAAAAGGGCCAGGGCGCTTGCCGCGTGAATGAGGATGTTCAGCAGATGGTAGCCCGTAACGGACTCCCCGCCCAGGGCGTAATTGACGGCAAAGGAGAGCCTGATCACCGGGCGGTTGATGAAACCCGTGGCGTCGGCTGCGCCGAAAAGGGGAAATATCCGCCGGATTCCCGGATTTTCCACTATGTTGGCGAAATCGTCGTGGAGAAAGGGCACGTTAAGGGTGTTGGAGTAAACAAGGCCCACCACGGCCACCAGGACCGCCGCCCATATGGCAAGGTTGGAGGATTCCCCGGGGCGGTGGGGGACATCGTCTGAGTCGATCCGTATCATTCTTCAGGGTTCCTGATCGCCTTCCGGCCCTTTCCGGGCCTTGTCGAGCTTGAAGATGGTGTCCGTGTTTCCGGGGTTTAGGCTAAGGGCGGTTTCAAGGCTTTTCACTCCCTCGTCCCAGAATCCCGCCATGCACTGGGCTACTCCCATGTAAGACCACGTGCGCCAGTGGGTCGGCCACAGTTTGATCCCGATGCGGTAATATTTTATGGCCTCCGAAGGCCTGTTCTGCATCACCAGCACCCTGCCCATGTTGCAGTAGGCCGTGGTGTAGAGCCTGTCTATTGCAATGGCCCGGTTGAAGCGGGTAACGGCTCCCAGAAGATCGCCCTGGTCGGCCAGGGCCACCCCCAGGTTGTCATGGGCGCGGGGGTTTAAGGGCGCTTTCGAGACGGTGTCCGCCCACAGGGCGTAAGAGTCCCGGTAATCTGTGTTTCTTATAAAGGTGCATAAAGCAAGGGCAAGGACTATGACCGACGCGGCGATCCCAAGACCTGTGGCCGCCTTCCGGCCCCTTTTGAGGGCGAAAGACGCCGCCGCCACGGCCACCACTGCGGCAATTGCCGCAAGGGGAAGGTACATGCGGTATTCCGCTGCCGGGGTGTTGAGGGCAATTACGGAAGAGGACGGGGCCAGAACGGCGAAAAACGCCACCCCTGCAAACGAGGCCGGATGCCTCTTATAAAGGCCGATTACCGTTGCGATGAAACCGGCCACGAGGAGCGCGGCGTAGGGTATGAAGCCAAGGCCCTTTTCGATTGGCCACCAGTAATCGAAACAAAGGCCCTTTGGCCAGAAGGCCAGCTTAAGATAACGGACCAGCACTTCGGGCTGGGTTTTCGCGTAATTTACCGGGTTCAAGTCAAATTCATAAAAGGGCTTATGGACAACCGGATTTGAAAATATCTGGTTAAAGGCGAATATCGATATCCCCGCAGCAAAGGCCGCGTAGAGTGGGGCCGAGCGCCTGAGTGTTTCCCTGAAAGGCGCGGGCGTGAAGATGAACTGCCAGGCGGCGACAATCACCGGGGCCGTGATCAGTATCTCCTTGGTTCCGAGGCCCAGGAAAAAGGCCGGTATGGCGACAAGGAATCCCAAAATAGGCTTTTTGCCGAAAGAGGACAGGGCTGCGCCGTAAAGGGTGAGAAGGTAAAAGAGGCCCGCCATTGATTCGCATCGCTGGACTATGTAGGTTACCGCCATTGTATTCAAGGGGTGCGCACCCCACAGGAGGGCCGCGAAAAAAGCGACAGGCGTCGCCTTATCGGCCAATCGCCCCGAAAAGGCCGGGGAGCGGGCTATCGTCAGGCGGATCAGGGCGAAAAGCGTAAGGGCAGAGGCAATGTGGATAAATATGTTCGCAAGGTGGTAGCCGGTCACCGAAAGGCCGCCTGCCGCGTAATTGAGCGAAAAGGAGAGTTCGGCTATGGGGCGGTATAAGAGGCTGTATACGCCGGACGAGCCGAAAATCGGGAAAATATGCTGTATTCCGGGATTCTCGACAATATTGGCCAGATCGTCATGAAGAAAGGGCACATTAAGGGTGTTGGAATAGGCAAGCCCTATAACCGCCGCCAGCACCGCAGCCCAGATTGAAAGGTCCGAGGATTCTTTGGGAAGGTCGGGCGCAGGCGGGGATTTTTTTTTCATTGTTCAAAATCTTTGCGCTGTTTTTTTCCGCATGGGCCGCTGGAAGGAAGCCGCCCGAAAGCAAAACGGACCGGCTCCTTTGGGAACCGGTCCGTTTTCGTGCTTATGCTTTAACACCCGAAATCAGATGACGATTAGGGATGCGCCCTGATGTAGAGCGTGCCGGGGGAGAAGACGACGCCGGTGACGATGAGCTCGCCAAGTCTTTCGGCATCCGCGC contains:
- a CDS encoding tetratricopeptide repeat protein, which codes for MSKNPSPAPVAPGASSNIPIWAAILVAVVGLVYSNTLHAPFLHDDFANIVENQGIRNIFPIFGASDGTGFVNRPTIRLSFAINHALGGDSVTGYHILSILIHAASALALFALVLLTLSRSPSLKGRFGGHETPIAFFTALLWAVHPIHTQAVTYLSQRCESMAGLFFIATLYGAALASFGKRPLWGWLVAIPAFFLGLGSKEILVTAPVVVAAWQFLFAPRPLKDTLRRSAPIYAAFLAGILIFAYFQAVAKPTGNSLFYDFDLNRWNYFRTEPEVLIHYLKLAFWPNPLVFDYWWPIERGLGFIPYALVLAAGFLATAFGLYKRHPASFAGVAFFTILAPSSSIIALTTPAVEYRMYLPLAAIVATVAVAAASFVLKRGRKAAIGLFAAASIAALALACTAFVRNLDYKDWYTIWMDTAEKRPDNPRAQENLGVIISDQGDLLGGMARYKKAIAIDSRYTTAYYNVGKSLAMQNRHREAVEYYIKATRLAPGFWRIWLSLGISQCLSGSWDDGVKSFETALRLDPGNPQIMQNLQKARRGPNGQNTGEEPSSVETSQKETSG
- a CDS encoding tetratricopeptide repeat protein — protein: MIRIDSDDVPHRPGESSNLAIWAAVLVAVVGLVYSNTLNVPFLHDDFANIVENPGIRRIFPLFGAADATGFINRPVIRLSFAVNYALGGESVTGYHLLNILIHAASALALFALVRLTLSMSPAFGSRLRAHATPLAFFAALLWGVHPLNTQAVTYLSQRCESMAGFFYITTLYGAALASLGKRPLWGWMVAIPAFFLGLGTKEILVTAPVVVAAWQFLFAPRPFKSALWRSAPVYAAFFAGVLILAYSLISSETKFYKSAYAYDLNRLNYAMTQPAVLVHYLKLAFWPRPLVFDYWWPIEKGLGFIPYALVLGAGFIATVWGLFKRHPASFAGVCFFSILAPSSSIVALTTTAAEYRMYLPLAAICSSLAVMLGVFAINRGRKALPALGIFAAILAIALAAASFTRNLDYRDAYTLWNDTVAKRPQNPRAREGLGLAISMKGDYFGAIDQFREIITIDKNFTSAYYNIGRLLLMQNRPQEALKYYLDAVRLAPHHWMTWKGLGVAQCRNGLFDEGILSLRKARRINPNDETLNLYLESVLKSRQAEYWKP
- a CDS encoding tetratricopeptide repeat protein, translated to MKKKSPPAPDLPKESSDLSIWAAVLAAVIGLAYSNTLNVPFLHDDLANIVENPGIQHIFPIFGSSGVYSLLYRPIAELSFSLNYAAGGLSVTGYHLANIFIHIASALTLFALIRLTIARSPAFSGRLADKATPVAFFAALLWGAHPLNTMAVTYIVQRCESMAGLFYLLTLYGAALSSFGKKPILGFLVAIPAFFLGLGTKEILITAPVIVAAWQFIFTPAPFRETLRRSAPLYAAFAAGISIFAFNQIFSNPVVHKPFYEFDLNPVNYAKTQPEVLVRYLKLAFWPKGLCFDYWWPIEKGLGFIPYAALLVAGFIATVIGLYKRHPASFAGVAFFAVLAPSSSVIALNTPAAEYRMYLPLAAIAAVVAVAAASFALKRGRKAATGLGIAASVIVLALALCTFIRNTDYRDSYALWADTVSKAPLNPRAHDNLGVALADQGDLLGAVTRFNRAIAIDRLYTTAYCNMGRVLVMQNRPSEAIKYYRIGIKLWPTHWRTWSYMGVAQCMAGFWDEGVKSLETALSLNPGNTDTIFKLDKARKGPEGDQEP